The following are from one region of the Capsicum annuum cultivar UCD-10X-F1 unplaced genomic scaffold, UCD10Xv1.1 ctg636, whole genome shotgun sequence genome:
- the LOC124893670 gene encoding F-box/kelch-repeat protein At3g23880-like has protein sequence MDVDGTKEVHLQEEIIMDILSRLPVLSLLRFKCVSKCWMTLISEPYFTLKHLNRAKNNEHSQKILVLHGEFPLHCSSLSSASLSSVQLAEDVRKLDWPSNPRPWRFRMYCCYDGLVLIKLRDYPQYARAILLLWNPSTRESTVLPRTEFSLTKDYSFGLGYDSTSDDYKILKIDDAARCEILALKSGSWRKIDKRPAGVFPVLSDTEDSLAFVHGVFHWLDSSLEKTLISFSISNDTIA, from the coding sequence GTACTGTCTCTTCTACGATTTAAATGTGTTTCGAAATGTTGGATGACATTGATATCCGAGCCTTACTTTACACTGAAGCATCTCAATCGTGCCAAGAATAACGAACATTCCCAAAAAATTCTTGTTCTTCATGGTGAGTTTCCCTTGCATTGTTCTTCTTTATCATCGGCTTCTTTATCTTCGGTTCAACTAGCTGAGGATGTACGAAAACTTGATTGGCCTTCTAACCCGAGACCATGGAGGTTCAGAATGTATTGTTGTTACGATGGCTTGGTTCTTATCAAGTTACGTGATTATCCTCAGTACGCACGAGCCATACTTTTGCTATGGAACCCCTCCACGAGAGAATCAACAGTACTTCCTCGTACAGAATTTTCACTGACAAAAGATTATTCTTTCGGACTGGGATATGACTCGACTAGTGACGACTATAAGATCCTTAAGATTGACGACGCAGCACGCTGTGAAATTCTCGCGCTGAAAAGTGGTTCCTGGAGGAAAATTGATAAACGTCCTGCTGGTGTTTTCCCTGTGTTGTCTGATACCGAAGATTCTCTGGCATTTGTACATGGCGTGTTTCATTGGCTTGATTCATCACTGGAAAAAACGTTGATttcatttagtatttcaaatgATACCATTGCCTGA